From Virgibacillus ihumii, the proteins below share one genomic window:
- the cccB gene encoding cytochrome c551 — protein sequence MKKLLFTVIFGTALVLGACGGGGSDEGSSGGSSDGGETTDTASADQIFQNNCASCHGSDLSGGMGPDLTKIGSEYSADEIADIIQNGKGQMPAQKQVSKEDRQTVAQWLAKKK from the coding sequence ATGAAGAAATTATTGTTCACAGTTATTTTCGGCACAGCGCTCGTGCTCGGCGCATGTGGCGGTGGCGGCAGTGATGAAGGTTCTTCTGGCGGATCATCTGACGGTGGTGAAACAACCGACACTGCTTCTGCTGATCAAATATTTCAAAATAACTGCGCTTCCTGCCATGGATCGGATTTGTCCGGCGGAATGGGACCTGATTTGACAAAAATAGGTTCTGAGTATTCTGCTGACGAAATTGCCGACATTATTCAAAACGGTAAAGGCCAGATGCCTGCCCAGAAACAGGTATCAAAAGAGGACAGACAGACTGTTGCTCAATGGCTCGCCAAAAAGAAATAA
- the ftsX gene encoding permease-like cell division protein FtsX, protein MKFRTLRRHFREGTKNIFRNGWMTVASVGAVTTTLILVGAFLALMLNLNNIAENIEEDVKIETLVDLTASEDQIMELGQKIKQIDGVGSVQFSSKDEQLQNLIKSMGEEGDAWKLFKQDNPLNHAYIVQAADPADTMDVAKEIKSFDNVYQVNYGKDVVQRLFQFNDYARTIGLILIVGLVFTAIFLISNTIKLTIMARSTEIGIMKLVGATNGFIRWPFFIEGLLLGILGSVLPIAAVLTGYYYLANNISEQITYNFVTILPFNPFAWQLSLIILAIGALIGVWGSVMSVRKFLKV, encoded by the coding sequence ATGAAGTTTAGGACATTAAGACGTCATTTCAGGGAAGGAACCAAAAACATATTCCGAAACGGCTGGATGACAGTGGCTTCAGTTGGAGCGGTGACGACAACATTGATTCTTGTTGGTGCATTTCTGGCATTGATGTTGAACCTGAATAATATAGCCGAAAACATAGAGGAAGATGTAAAAATTGAAACGTTGGTTGATCTGACGGCAAGTGAAGATCAAATTATGGAGCTTGGGCAGAAAATCAAACAAATTGATGGAGTGGGAAGTGTTCAGTTTTCTTCCAAGGATGAACAGCTTCAGAATCTGATTAAAAGCATGGGTGAAGAAGGTGATGCATGGAAGTTATTTAAGCAGGATAACCCGCTTAACCATGCATATATCGTTCAGGCTGCAGACCCTGCCGATACGATGGACGTAGCGAAAGAGATTAAGTCTTTTGATAATGTTTACCAGGTCAATTACGGAAAAGATGTTGTGCAGCGTTTGTTTCAATTTAATGATTATGCACGCACCATCGGCCTGATTTTAATTGTAGGGTTGGTTTTTACTGCGATATTCCTTATTTCCAACACGATTAAACTGACGATAATGGCCCGGAGCACTGAAATCGGCATCATGAAGCTGGTAGGAGCCACGAACGGATTTATCAGATGGCCATTCTTCATCGAAGGGTTGCTGCTGGGGATACTTGGTTCAGTTCTGCCAATTGCGGCTGTGCTGACAGGATATTATTACCTTGCGAATAATATAAGTGAGCAAATAACATATAACTTTGTGACGATATTGCCGTTTAACCCATTTGCATGGCAACTTTCTCTAATCATTCTAGCAATTGGGGCACTAATTGGGGTTTGGGGAAGTGTTATGAGTGTCCGCAAATTCCTGAAAGTATGA
- the prfB gene encoding peptide chain release factor 2 (programmed frameshift) has product MDLTEIGQQLENMETRIDDFRGSLDLDAKKERIQELELEMASPGFWDDQDSAQKVIGEVNGLKEYVVNFEHLVGQLDNLHVSYELVKEENDQELFEELEADVKSLKKDIGNFELQMLLNEPYDANNAILELHPGAGGTESQDWASMLLRMYQRWADGKGFSVETLDYQPGDEAGVKSVTLLIKGHNAYGYLKAEKGVHRLVRISPFDSSGRRHTSFTSCDVMPEMNDDVDIEIKTEDIKIDTYRSSGAGGQHVNTTDSAVRMTHLPTKVVVTCQSERSQIQNRERAMKMMKSKLYQLELERQREEVEALRGEQKEIGWGSQIRSYVFHPYTMVKDHRTNVEAGNAQGVIDGDLGPFIDAYLHAHMN; this is encoded by the exons ATGGATCTTACAGAAATCGGACAGCAACTTGAAAATATGGAAACAAGAATTGATGATTTCAGGGGGTCTCTT GACTTAGATGCCAAAAAGGAACGAATTCAGGAATTGGAACTGGAAATGGCTTCACCGGGTTTCTGGGATGATCAGGACAGCGCCCAGAAGGTGATCGGAGAAGTTAACGGACTGAAAGAGTATGTCGTTAATTTCGAACATCTGGTGGGACAACTCGATAACCTCCATGTATCGTATGAACTCGTTAAGGAAGAAAATGATCAGGAATTATTTGAAGAATTGGAAGCAGATGTAAAATCCCTGAAAAAAGACATTGGGAATTTTGAATTGCAAATGCTTTTAAATGAGCCGTACGATGCGAATAATGCAATTCTGGAATTACATCCCGGTGCCGGCGGGACTGAATCCCAGGACTGGGCAAGCATGCTCTTGCGAATGTATCAACGTTGGGCTGACGGCAAGGGTTTTTCGGTGGAAACGCTTGACTATCAGCCAGGTGATGAGGCAGGGGTGAAAAGCGTAACACTGTTAATTAAAGGTCATAATGCATACGGTTATTTGAAGGCGGAAAAAGGTGTGCACAGGCTTGTTCGGATTTCGCCGTTTGACTCTTCCGGAAGACGTCATACATCTTTTACATCATGTGATGTTATGCCGGAAATGAACGACGATGTTGATATTGAAATCAAAACCGAAGATATTAAAATCGATACGTACCGGTCAAGTGGTGCCGGCGGGCAGCATGTCAACACGACTGACTCTGCTGTGCGGATGACTCACCTGCCGACAAAAGTCGTGGTTACTTGCCAATCAGAGCGTTCCCAGATCCAAAACCGTGAACGGGCGATGAAAATGATGAAATCAAAATTATATCAATTGGAACTGGAAAGACAGCGTGAGGAAGTTGAAGCGCTCAGAGGGGAACAAAAGGAAATTGGCTGGGGAAGTCAAATCCGATCGTATGTTTTCCACCCGTATACGATGGTTAAGGACCACCGTACAAATGTTGAAGCAGGTAATGCACAAGGTGTTATCGATGGTGATTTAGGTCCTTTTATTGATGCATATTTGCATGCGCATATGAACTAA
- the ftsE gene encoding cell division ATP-binding protein FtsE: protein MINMKDVYKTYSNGVTALNGINIDIDQGEFVYIVGPSGAGKSTFVKLIYREVKPSDGTIIINGTNTKTIKERKVPFLRRQIGVVFQDFKLLPKLSVYENIAFALEVIEEQPRNIRKRVMDVLELVGLKNKARFIPDELSGGEQQRVSIARAIVNHPKIVIADEPTGNLDPETSWGIMRTFEEVNARGTTVIMATHSKEIVNTIKKRVIAVEDGLIARDEQRGDYGYEV from the coding sequence ATGATAAATATGAAGGACGTTTACAAAACGTATTCCAATGGGGTTACGGCACTGAATGGAATTAATATAGATATTGACCAAGGAGAGTTTGTTTACATAGTCGGCCCCAGTGGAGCTGGGAAATCCACATTCGTTAAACTGATATACCGCGAAGTAAAACCCTCAGATGGAACAATTATCATCAATGGAACGAATACCAAAACAATTAAAGAACGGAAAGTTCCTTTTTTGCGAAGGCAAATAGGGGTTGTTTTCCAGGATTTTAAATTGCTTCCAAAACTGTCAGTTTATGAAAATATTGCTTTTGCGCTTGAAGTAATAGAAGAGCAGCCAAGAAATATCCGTAAACGGGTTATGGATGTTCTGGAACTTGTTGGTTTGAAGAACAAAGCACGTTTTATCCCTGATGAATTATCAGGGGGGGAACAGCAAAGGGTATCCATTGCACGTGCAATTGTTAATCATCCAAAGATTGTAATTGCCGATGAGCCTACCGGTAACCTTGACCCGGAAACATCATGGGGAATCATGCGGACGTTTGAAGAGGTTAACGCGCGGGGGACGACTGTCATAATGGCCACCCACAGCAAAGAAATTGTTAACACCATTAAGAAACGTGTAATCGCTGTTGAAGACGGTTTGATTGCACGCGACGAACAGCGGGGTGACTACGGCTATGAAGTTTAG
- a CDS encoding murein hydrolase activator EnvC family protein → MKKIVTYTIMAVLVMGTAAMNWDYVSAASVDGLNNKINELEEKQDKINEKQGNLNNKEENTEEKIAKNKDKQAEVNNDIDSIDQKLTNTRNKIQAKENEIAETNQEIEDLTGQIQAMKKKIERLKKEIKALKERIEQREKLLKDRLRAIQSNGGDMRYIEVILGSQSFGDFISRSTAVNTIMDQDKDIMETHMAEKREVQTKKSEVENKKKQIEQKKKEVEQKKASLQNQKQDLESLKSKLNDQMSEKEQLMGELKKKHDELEQYKMSLAEKQKTLSDQAAVIAAAKEKAANEKERLKQLAEKREREAQQEAQQESSSSSSGSASASSSGNTSASTASAGGSGIFIWPTSGGISSGYGGRDLGYHYGIDLAPGYGAPVQAAASGVVTRSAYSSSYGNVIYIYHPQYDKSTVYAHLSSRSVSLGQSVSTGQTIGAVGNTGNSYGAHLHFEVHNGPWSYHSGINPFPYLP, encoded by the coding sequence ATGAAGAAAATTGTTACGTATACCATAATGGCTGTCCTCGTTATGGGAACAGCAGCTATGAATTGGGATTATGTATCGGCTGCTTCTGTTGATGGTTTAAATAATAAAATCAATGAACTGGAAGAAAAGCAGGATAAAATAAACGAGAAGCAAGGGAATTTAAACAATAAAGAGGAAAATACGGAAGAAAAGATTGCCAAAAACAAGGACAAACAAGCCGAAGTCAATAATGATATCGATTCAATTGATCAGAAGTTGACGAATACCCGAAATAAAATTCAGGCAAAAGAAAATGAAATAGCGGAGACGAATCAGGAAATAGAAGATTTAACCGGTCAGATACAAGCGATGAAGAAAAAAATTGAACGCCTGAAAAAAGAAATTAAAGCCTTAAAAGAGCGTATTGAACAACGGGAAAAATTATTGAAAGACCGTCTTCGGGCAATTCAGTCAAATGGCGGAGACATGCGGTACATAGAAGTAATTCTTGGTTCTCAAAGTTTTGGCGATTTCATCAGCAGATCAACTGCCGTTAATACGATAATGGACCAGGATAAGGATATAATGGAAACACACATGGCAGAGAAGCGGGAAGTTCAGACTAAAAAATCTGAAGTTGAGAACAAAAAGAAACAAATTGAGCAAAAGAAAAAAGAAGTGGAGCAGAAAAAAGCATCCCTTCAAAATCAAAAACAGGACTTGGAATCATTAAAATCCAAGCTAAATGATCAAATGTCTGAAAAAGAGCAGCTCATGGGTGAATTGAAGAAGAAACATGACGAATTGGAACAATACAAGATGAGCCTTGCTGAAAAGCAAAAAACATTGAGCGATCAGGCTGCGGTTATCGCTGCTGCCAAAGAAAAAGCAGCGAATGAAAAAGAGCGATTGAAGCAGCTTGCTGAAAAAAGAGAACGTGAGGCCCAACAAGAGGCGCAGCAAGAAAGTAGCAGCTCATCGTCAGGATCAGCTTCTGCATCATCATCCGGCAATACATCTGCATCAACCGCAAGCGCTGGAGGCAGTGGAATATTCATTTGGCCGACTTCCGGAGGCATTTCATCCGGTTATGGCGGCAGAGATTTGGGGTATCATTATGGTATTGATTTAGCCCCAGGATATGGTGCACCTGTTCAGGCTGCAGCCAGTGGCGTTGTAACGCGATCTGCATATTCCAGCAGCTACGGAAATGTTATTTACATTTATCATCCGCAATACGACAAATCGACCGTTTATGCACATTTGTCAAGCAGATCGGTAAGTCTTGGGCAATCGGTTTCAACCGGTCAAACAATCGGTGCAGTCGGTAATACCGGTAATTCATATGGTGCACACTTGCACTTTGAAGTGCACAATGGACCGTGGAGCTATCACAGCGGTATCAATCCATTTCCATACCTGCCATAA